Proteins encoded together in one Actinomycetota bacterium window:
- a CDS encoding helix-turn-helix domain-containing protein: protein SAGLAAANARGRRGGRPSVMTAHKVRVAQEMYRSGQYTVSVIATTLGVSRASIYRHLFSAGG from the coding sequence GAGCGCCGGGCTGGCCGCGGCCAACGCTCGCGGTCGCCGTGGTGGCAGACCGTCGGTGATGACCGCTCACAAGGTGCGGGTGGCGCAGGAGATGTACCGCTCCGGGCAGTACACAGTTAGCGTGATCGCCACCACCTTGGGAGTCAGCCGCGCCTCGATCTACCGCCACCTGTTCAGCGCTGGCGGCTAG